The Methanosarcina barkeri str. Wiesmoor DNA segment GAAGTTCGGAGTCTCCCTGGCTGAAGATCTGCACCACTTTTTCGGGAAAGAGGGAAATTAATAGAAATCCGCAGATTCCTGTCAGGACACATGAAAGAATTGTCAGTTTCAGGGTTTTTGAAACTCTTTCGTAATAACCAGCTCCATAGTTGAAGCCTATAATCGGCTGCACTCCCAGGGCTATTCCCTCAAAAAGCATGGAGAAAATTGAAAAGACATACCCTATAATACCGTAGGCTGAGACTGCAATCTCGGAGCCGTACCTGAGCAGCATGTAATTGTACGCAAAGAGCATGAGAGCCAGTGAAAACTGCATCACGAAAGATGGAAGGCCGGACCTAAGAATCTGAAGCTGAGTTCCGAGTTTGAATTTCATGGCTTTAAGCTGGAGTTTCAACTTTGCCTCCCTGCCAAAAAGGTAATTCATGAACAGTAATGCCGGGAGAGCAAAGGAAACTATTGTGGCAAAAGCGGCACCCGTCATTCCCATGTCCATACGCATGATAAAAAGGTAATCAAGCACGAAATTTACAATTACCCCTGCAATCATGATATTCATACAGAGCCTGGGTTTCCCGTCGTTCCTGACCAGCGGTTCAAGGGCAACTGAAAGAATCATAAAGACTGAACCAGCGAAGATAATCCTCAGGTAATCACGGGCAAAAGCTAGAGCAGTCCCGCTGGCTCCAAGGATGCTGATTGAGGTTTCACAGAAAATCAGCCCGATTACAGTAAAAACTGCTCCTGTAAGAAGACACAGGGAAAAAGCATTGTGTACTATATCCAGAGCTCGGCTGAGTTTCTCCTTTCCAAGTTGAAGGGCTGTAAGACTTGATGCACCAATCCCGATAATTACTCCAATAGCGATTATAACCATATAAGCGGGATAGGCGAGAGTAATTGCTGCAAGTCCCTGGCTTCCGATAGCATTTCCTATAAAAAAGCCGTCAATTATTTCCTGGATTCCGGCAATGACGACTCCAATGACGGTCGGGAATGCAAATTTCAAGAATAGATTCACTATGTTCCCGGATTTCATTTCTTCGTCACTTATCGTTTCTTCATCACTTACCATTCCAGGTTCTCCTCCCATATTGAAGTCAGCTTTTCAAAAGCTCGGTTTTGAAACTCTGATACTTTCTTTTCAGAGGCCTGGTTTTGAGATTCCGGGAATATTTTTGCCGTTGTCAGATGGATGAACCTGTTCAAAGAGAGGCAGGTTGTATTGTGTTTTTGTAGAAATTGATATATTTTTAAAGCTTTACCTATTCTTGAGGGGTCGAGACAATAAGATTCGGTCCTCTCAAATAGTTTGCATGAGGTCATAACTCATCCTGGACGAAGCTTCTGAAAATACGCAGATTCAAGTATAGCTGCCCTGTTGCAGAATTAATTAGTCTGTCTATGCCGAACTGGTAACTGCATATAATCTGTGGGTTAATTTGTGCGCATTCCTGCAGCACTCATTCGTTTTACGAAGCTTGACCGTTTAAAGAGTAAAAGGGGATTCAAACGAACCAAAAATCCTGTGCAATCATGCAACAAAGCAAGTAAAACCAGCTTCAGATAGTTATCTGATCACAGCTAATTTTAAGCTAATTTTATATATTAAAAATTATTTATGCTTATATATAGATTTTCACTCTTTCTTATTTTAACAGGTTGTTTAATTTTGAGTCTTAAAAGCATTTAAGTAGATAAACTAGCCTTATTTTTATTGATAACATTGATTAATAGATCTAGAGCTAAAAACGTGAATAAAATGGTTCAACTCTAATTAAAAACCCTGGAAAAACATTAGATTTGCTCAAAGATTATTAAATTTGCAAATAAGCAGAAATAAGCCTGAAATGAACAGCTATAGAGTCAAAACAAATCTGATTTACAACAACAATAAAATCAGATTTACGATAACAATATTATCATATTTACAACAACAATAAAATCAGATTTACGACAACAATATGATCACATTTACAACAAC contains these protein-coding regions:
- a CDS encoding MATE family efflux transporter — translated: MVSDEETISDEEMKSGNIVNLFLKFAFPTVIGVVIAGIQEIIDGFFIGNAIGSQGLAAITLAYPAYMVIIAIGVIIGIGASSLTALQLGKEKLSRALDIVHNAFSLCLLTGAVFTVIGLIFCETSISILGASGTALAFARDYLRIIFAGSVFMILSVALEPLVRNDGKPRLCMNIMIAGVIVNFVLDYLFIMRMDMGMTGAAFATIVSFALPALLFMNYLFGREAKLKLQLKAMKFKLGTQLQILRSGLPSFVMQFSLALMLFAYNYMLLRYGSEIAVSAYGIIGYVFSIFSMLFEGIALGVQPIIGFNYGAGYYERVSKTLKLTILSCVLTGICGFLLISLFPEKVVQIFSQGDSELLEVTLGGMKIFIFSLLVEGTVLLTAIYYQSINRVRESLFIYLGKIFVVLFPLLFILPIFFGLDGVWAASPATEYIMMLVVVGMLSKEFKLLRHYAKAEPRQSASTKKSLSLVRNSGKADVEENPRFVTFKPAEKREML